One window from the genome of Mumia sp. ZJ1417 encodes:
- a CDS encoding DUF554 domain-containing protein: MFIGAGTVVNVLAVLAGSGIGLLVGHRLPARTRAVVTDGLGLVTLLIAALSAVAVTDRLLSDAVGPSAPVLIVLGAVVLGGFIGSLLRIEHRLEHVGVVLQARMGGAADEGARARFVEGFMTASLVFCVGPLTILGSITDGLGGGAQQLLLKSALDGFAAIAFAASLGVGVMASALAVGVIQGGFTILGAVMGSFVPEPHVIALTATGGVLLIGVALRLLNIRPIAVGDMLPALIVAPVLVQSVIWLR; the protein is encoded by the coding sequence GTGTTCATCGGGGCTGGGACGGTCGTGAACGTGCTCGCAGTGCTGGCCGGGTCGGGCATCGGGCTCCTGGTCGGCCACCGGCTTCCCGCACGCACCCGCGCCGTCGTCACCGACGGCCTCGGGCTCGTGACCCTGCTCATCGCCGCCCTGTCGGCCGTCGCGGTCACCGACCGGCTCCTGTCCGACGCCGTGGGGCCGAGCGCGCCGGTGCTGATCGTGCTGGGGGCCGTCGTCCTCGGCGGGTTCATCGGCTCGCTGCTGCGGATCGAGCACCGCCTCGAGCATGTCGGCGTCGTCCTCCAGGCACGGATGGGCGGTGCCGCCGACGAGGGGGCGCGTGCACGTTTCGTCGAAGGATTCATGACGGCGTCGCTGGTCTTCTGCGTCGGGCCGCTCACCATCCTCGGGTCGATCACCGACGGGCTCGGCGGCGGCGCGCAGCAGCTGCTGCTCAAGTCGGCGCTCGACGGATTCGCGGCGATCGCGTTCGCCGCCTCGCTCGGCGTCGGGGTGATGGCGTCGGCCCTCGCGGTGGGTGTGATCCAGGGCGGGTTCACGATCCTCGGTGCGGTCATGGGCTCGTTCGTGCCCGAGCCGCACGTCATCGCCCTGACGGCGACGGGTGGCGTGCTGCTCATCGGAGTCGCCCTGCGGCTGCTCAACATCCGCCCGATCGCGGTGGGTGACATGCTCCCGGCGCTGATCGTCGCGCCCGTGCTCGTGCAGTCCGTGATCTGGCTGCGCTGA
- a CDS encoding GNAT family N-acetyltransferase, with product MPLEVREAVPADAKTLIDLWRVCVSGDPGTAEATTMTVVAWQEPSVAEATEALGLLDTDARRRLCVATIADQVVGAIQVELAPQTPLHLSSMVIVSELHVHPRFRRRGIASSLMSVAVDWAEDAGSSLVYAWAPSASRDAHRFLTRIGFGQFATVRAARVRILRARAAGRASGRSTGRLIAVRRSLLRTHDALARTARE from the coding sequence ATGCCGCTGGAGGTGCGTGAGGCGGTTCCCGCCGACGCGAAGACACTGATCGACCTCTGGAGGGTGTGCGTGTCGGGAGACCCGGGCACGGCTGAAGCGACCACGATGACGGTGGTTGCCTGGCAAGAGCCCTCGGTCGCCGAGGCCACCGAGGCCCTGGGGCTCCTCGATACCGATGCGCGCCGACGCCTGTGCGTGGCGACGATCGCCGACCAGGTGGTCGGTGCGATCCAGGTCGAGCTGGCCCCGCAGACACCGCTCCACCTGAGCAGCATGGTCATCGTGAGCGAGCTGCACGTCCATCCGCGCTTCCGCCGCCGAGGGATCGCGTCCTCGCTGATGAGCGTCGCCGTCGACTGGGCCGAGGACGCCGGCTCGAGCCTGGTGTACGCGTGGGCGCCGTCCGCCTCCCGCGACGCCCACCGGTTCCTCACGCGGATCGGTTTCGGCCAGTTCGCGACCGTACGCGCAGCCCGGGTGCGGATCCTGCGCGCCCGTGCTGCGGGGCGGGCGAGCGGGCGGAGCACTGGGAGGCTGATCGCGGTGCGTCGCTCCCTGCTCCGTACGCACGACGCGCTGGCCCGGACCGCCCGCGAGTGA